DNA sequence from the Salvia splendens isolate huo1 chromosome 19, SspV2, whole genome shotgun sequence genome:
TTAGATGCACAAAGTAGCCCGCACAGAAAATCGTACGCACCAAACCAAACAAGCCTTAGAAGCTGCGCCTCTCTTCCTGTTCGAAACCCTATTTGCGTGTTAACCCTACATTTTGAAATCTGATTTTCGAGCTCATCGGAACTGTAGGATTAGGGAGTAAATAAATTACGATATACAGTATAATCTGATATTCGCCTGTTCGATTGATAATCTCGCGGTACACTCACATATAGTTCggattattttttcttttttttaagaattttatcaAATCACGGCTTACTTTGTTCGATCAACAATCTCGCGGTAGACTCACTTATAGTTCGgattatttttccttttctttaagaattttaTCAAATTACGGCTTGCTTTGGTTTTCATTTGTTGTTCTGGAAGCAGTAATTGTTGATTGGTTTCGGGAAATCCAGTCCCGAAAATCATCGGCGATTTGTTGCATTTGGGCTTCAGATTTTCGATCGTTGAGGAGGGTTTTTGATTTACGCCCAGTGCAATTTTTGATTTACGCCCGGTGCAAAATGGTTGGTGGTGGGAATAGGAGGGATGAGGGATCGTTTACCGTGAGCAACACCAATGTTTTTGCGGCGCTGGATactttgaggaagaagaagaaatctgACAAAGATAAGGGTTCGTCCAGGGGGAGTAAGAGCTCCACTAAGAGTGGCGCTGCTTCTGGAAAATCAAAAGCAGAGGAAAAGCCGGTGTACTGGGCTCCGGCACCATTGACAGTGAAGTCGTGGGCGGATGTGGAtgatgaggatgatgatgattacTATGCCACCACGGCTCCTCCCCAGGCGATGTGGGGTAGTTCCGGTTCGAATAAAGTGGATGAAACAGAGAAACAAGATCATTTGGAGGTAATAAGGCATGAACATTCTGGTTGTTTTTGCtcttaattcattttaaaaatattattattgtctATTTAGTTTGGCGATTAAATGTTTCTAAACTCTAACATTTCGAAGTCCGCATGTGATTGTTAAAAGAAAACTGGATTTGCACTACATATTAATATGTTATGATGCTTGACTCCTCTGACTAGATGGTTTCCTATGCCCGGCTGGTGTTGATCATTTGGTGTTGTTACCTTTAGTACGCAGCATATTGCATTTTATGCGTAAATAGGcaatttctttttcaaattaaaatttgagcaTGTTGTGCTACACAGCGAGGTTGAGAAATATCACTTCCTAGATTTGCTGATTCGTTGGTATTTCATTTGTGTTCATTGTTGTCATTTTGTAGCTGCTACTTTCTCTTTTCGTCTAGTTACTTAATATGTATGATGAATGACGTACTTTACTAGCAGAGGTTCATTTTAAAAGGTTAGCTGGTGTCTTATCATTTATATGAAAATATGTTATCATTTAAATGCTtgctttcctttccttttctgTACCAGTACTACTTTCTTTTTacgatttttttattgtggctTTCTGTTCTATATATAAGTTGTTACCCAATATGCTTCATCAACTCGAAAATTTTCTTCTGTCTGTACTGAGTCTACTGACAATGCCTAAAGTGACTGTAATATTGTTTTTGTCCTCAAACTTATACTGTTATCTGATTATGTGTTTAGTTtcttgtaaaaaataaaaactttgatTAGCCTATCTGGGTCATCTGCAGACTAGCCTTTTGGTCTATCATCCTTACTTTGTTATATCAATATCTCCCTGATTCATTAATCTTCTCCCTGTTCAGCATCATATGGGATGTACCTACAGGTTGCTTTTATAGTGATAAAACAATCTCAGACAAGTGAATATCATAATTGACCAAAAACCATAGCTCCTCAGCATGTAATTTTTTCATGTTATATCGTACTGTTACAACATGTGGTATGTCTCTCTTGATATCTTTGTTAGTTGCACATTTATACTAACTGTAATGTAATCACTTGGGGTATGTCTCCTTCGTTTACCTTGTCAGTTGTAAATTTCTGCTGATTGCTTTTATCCTATTGGCTCCTTCTGCAGCTGTAGATTTGTAATGGCTATTTAGAGATGTTACATGTCTgcccattaaatttttttatactgATGCTCTTTCTTCCCCCtctttgattttattttggTGTGGAATGACTCAATTCTTTTTGGGACTTAAACTTGATTTTCCATCCAAAATTTAGGAAAGTGAGAGTGAAGATGAGCTTCTTGATGAAGGTGATGATGATGTAGATGAGGAGCCTGATCATGAAACAGAGGTTGGAGAACCTTCTGAACCGGTAGTCGAAACACAGGTTGAACAATCTCCAGCACCTAGGGAGACAGAAAGACAACTTTCCAAGAAGGAGAGAAGAAAAAAGGAGCTTGCTGAATTAGAGGCCATTTTAGCCGATTTTGGAGTAAACCCTAAAGAGAAAGCTGAAGATGTAACAACTGGTAATTGATGTATCCCTATCATCTACATCGAACTGCTGGTTGTGCATGAAAATTGTTCTGCGATTGGTGTGCTAccaattactactattttcttACCGTgtctttattttgttattttgcatGCATTTTTGGAGCCTGTCACATAGTGTGGGTGCAAATAATGCAGCTTCAGTTTGTCCCTACCTAATTACTAGAAATAGAGCATCATCGATTAGGTGAAGTTAGAATAAACAGTCGATTTCTATTAATATAAGTGGCATATGATCTTTGGTCTCTTGCAGACCCAAACAATGATGGGAAAGAGGTGCAACTGAATGGAGTTGCAGAGAAGAAAGACAGTGCTGCACCTGCTGAATCCAAAAgtgccaagaagaagaagaagaaggataaGGCCTCCAAAGAGGCAAAGGAATCTCAGGACCAGCCTAATACCTCAGATGCTCATAATGAACAAGATGAGGCTGAACATGTGGAGGGAGACACTTCTGCTGTTGATGTGAAGGAGCGGCTCAAGAGGGTGGCGTCTGCTAAGAAAAAGAAATCGAACAAGGAGGTTGACTCTGCTGCAAGAGCTGTTGCTATGGAGGCTGCAGCACGGAGCGCAAAACTTGCGGCTGCCAAAAAGAAGGAGAAGAACCATTATAACCAGCAGCCAATCCGGTAAGAGAAAATTGGAGCTTTGAAGCTCTGATTGAATGGAGATAGATGGATTTCTGTGGTTAATAAACTCCGAGCTCTTGCCCTCTAGTTTTGTAGTGGATGAACTTCAAATATAATTTTACAAAAAtgtttctttatattttttccgATTTAAATTGAGAAACCGTTGTATTTGGTACTTGCTCGTTAGATCAGATGTATTATACAATACTCTTCTTGCTGTGTATCTACCGCTCTCTTCAGTTTTAAAGAGTGCTGAAACTTTCTGATGATTTTTCTTGTGATTTCAAACACATCTTTAGGCTTATATTAGGTACTTATACAttattctcctctctctctctctctctctcacacacacacacacgcagcAGCAGCAAACATTAGTTGATTGATGACAGAATCGGTTGATTTAGAAAGCTAAAGCTAGAAAATAAATGTTGAATTAACTATTGACCAAAATATGAGattacaaataatgcacacTCTTCCATATCAACTCAGCAAACAATTTTTGATTGCATAACACTAGCAGCTTTCACCAAAATCTCCAGGGATCCTTGTATGGAGGAACATAGTTttcagtaggaggaagaaggcGAAACGACGCCACAGTTTTCTCCAAGAATGGTCCCATCTGCGCCCAACGGAAAAAAAGGGGTCATACAAAAGATCGGTATCCCCTCTGTATACTATAAACAGTGCTGCGCTTATGAGAGAAATGGAGTTAAAAGATTTGAGAGTTCACCTTCTCCCATTGCATGCTTAGAGTTGAAGCATTGAGAGAGTACAAATAACCTGTGATACATACATAAACGCAAAAAATCTATTCAGCTCTAATTCATGGTAATCAAACAACACAGACACACACTTCATAAATGCCAGACGACCAATATGATACTAGTATGACATCCTACCTTCGCGTTCAGCTGTTGCAGCAACAAAATGTCGGTAAAGGTTTGATGACGGGGCCTGCATCATTgagaaattttaataaaagaaaagaaaagaaggaagATTGATGGTGAATAGCTTAGTTGTTAATCTGCACTCATCTTCTAATAAATTAGGAGACTTTACCATTTCAGTTGGTGATTTCCGCACCAAATACTCATAAGACCAATATGGCTCGCTATCAACCTTAATGAAAAACACAACAAGCCCTGTGTAAGAAAAACTGATTGCATTGTCACAAACACGAAAAAATTTGGCAGAAACAGACTTACTGTGGAAGAATGTGCATCAAGGATTGAACTTTCATCCATCCGTTGGCTTGTGGTTACCCGCTGTGGTGAAACAGTAGAGCGTCATTCCAAAATCCGACACGTTTTAAAGGGTATTTCACTAAGAGAAGCTTGCATGAATTTCAAAATACCAGTGCAGACTTGTCAGCTAAAACAGATTCAGCGACGTCTTTTGCAGTCCATGTGCTTTTGTCATTAGATTTCAAGAACAATGGATTAGGGGGACCTATCTGAATATAGGAGTAAAGGTAGAAGTAAAACTGTAAAAGTCAGGAAAATGCATTTTTTCTTTCACTATGGAGATAAAGATTACATGATCATATTACCGAAACTGAAATTATGAGGTTATCAATGAAATCAACCCTCTCAGACACAATGCGAAGGCGTGCATCAGCTGTTTGGTGGCCAAGAAATGTGTGGGTAAGAACGCAGTTAATACATCATGATTTCATCAAAGGGATTCATACAGTTAGCATATGGTTACCTACTTTAAAAGACAGAATATTGAAAACTATGAGCTTTCTAACTCGACCAGGGAAGATATAATTATTGTGACTTACGGGACAATGGTGCAGCTGACGAATAACGCTCCGGCTTTCTAGATTCCACCCTTCAAATAGATGAAAAGAGTGAGGTTCCTACAATTTAGCGATggaagaaaaatgaaatagagAACATTTTGTAATAAACGTGGTGAACTGAAGGAAAACAAGTCTTCTTCGTGTAAAGTATATGTCATTAACATCACATGAATACAACACACACACAAGAGCAATATGGGAGTAAGAAAAACAGCAAATATGCACATTGCAACAGCTTTTAGTATGATGTGTAACATCTTTACATCATCATAGTAATCCATCATAATGGTTGATATAAACAACTATTTACCATTTGAAGACAAATTTGTCGGAAGGCAGTGCTTTCGGATACAAATATGAATAAGCATTTGTCTCATCAACAAATAGATCCATTTTCAGTTCCTCTTCCACACCAGCGCCTGTACGGTCACCAATTCAACATCCAAGAAAAGTCAGCAAGCTCTTGGAGGCATTGGATGACAAAACAGTGTCGAATTGTTAGTAAATTCCACACATCAATCTTGCCAGTCCAATTAGCATGTGCTAACTTAAGACACTCAAAACTTTATGAACACTTTTTCTTAATGAGAGGCTATTTCTGTTAAAAGGGGCCAAGCTTTATAATAGTGTATACTTGCAATGTTCTTAGATTTTCTTCAAACACCTACGCTGTTTTTTCTCTCTGATAATATAGCCACTCTTAAATTCACACACAAAATTCTTAGCTCGAAAacaaaattcattcaaaaccCAACAATGTCAGAAAGAAGCTGCACAATTCACTCAGTCATGTTGCTATGAAGTCCAAATCAAATAAGAGGGGAAAAGCAATATTCCTCAGCATTTACCTAAGActgggaaagagagagagagagaggaggacaAGCCCAAGAACATCAAATCCCTCCTCAAAATCCCATCTTGCAAACAGGATCTTGAAGGATTACTTGAACACCCAACAATTTTACGCAACTTCCCACTTAATTGGGCTTTCCGCTTCCATGAAATGGGTACGCTTTGAGCATTATTTCTGCAAAAAAAGAACAAATGCTGTAACACATGTAGAGGTGAAACAGCAAAAGCTACAGACTGATGCAGTTCTTAGCTCAGAGAGGGGGTacccaaaaatgacaaaatttggagagagagaatgaTGGTATTTCAGTGTAGGAAGAGCTGCAGCTGCCATTCTTTTCTTCTCTCATCCACTATTGTAATGTGGATTGTTAAAGATAACTGAAAAACTGTATCTTTGTTAATCTTGGAATAATTTATGGTCTTTTATTTGTGGCATACTTGGGGCAGAATTGACATTTCCTGGATATCCTTTACAGAGAAATATTTATAAAGGGAGCAAAATTATTTTAAAcggtagtatattttttattcaataattaaataaaaatcacaATACCAAAATACAAGAACGTTGTCATCCAGATTTCTTGGCAAaaagggttagggtttaggTAGTGCTCTCAATTACTCATTTATAACGTGGCGGGAAGCTTATAATAGAGTTTATCCACCAATTCAATCAAATTCTGCGTGAATTCATCTTCCCAAATTTTCGAAGGGCACAATTCAATTTACGTCTTTTCATTCAGCAGAGGGTTCAGCTCTCTCGAATTCCATCTGTTTGTTGATTGAAGCTGGAAGGAATGAAGCTATCTGGTGCAATCAAAGTTGATTGATTTTATGAGAATGGCGTTGAACTGAATCTGAAAATGTAGCTGATATGCTGCAGTATGATAAGTCATCAGTTTAATTTTTGGGGTTTATGCAAAATTTCTGAACTTTCTGTAGAATGTTCTTTTGCACCATTTATCTTTTACCCAAGAGAAAAAGATGGTTTTTTTCGCTATCCCACTTTATGAGTACTTCTTGCTGTGCTGCTCAAGATACTGGTTTCTCCTCAGATGACAATGTGCTGCTGGAATCGTGCGAATATGGAGAGTTGCAGCGAAGAATGCAGCGGCATGCTGCCTCGGGGTGCATTACCAAAGCCCTTGAGACCCTGAACCTTATGAGGGATAACGTTCTGGGTAAACCCACCACTTATGACTATAATGCTATGATCAGGTATTTCTTAAAGTCGGGTAGTGTGGCGTTTGATGAGTTGTTTGAGGTGTATAGTGGAATGAAAAGATTTGGGCCAAGCCCGAATCTGTTAACTTATCAAACACTCTTGAATGGGTTCATTTCTGTTGGAAGATCGAAAGATGCAATGTATATCACAGGTGAGATGATGGCGTCTGGGTTTTCCCCTTCATTTACAGTTCTGTCGAAGTTGTTCAAGAAGCTACTGAAAACAGAAAGTGTAGTTGATGCTGTTTTGTTGCTTGAGATTATGTTGAGTGTCAACTCTATTCCAAGTCAGTATGATATAAGTGTCTTGATCCAAGGTCTTTGCCATGTAGGGATGGTTCAGGTGGCAATTTCATTGTTTGTGAAGATTTCGGGAAAGGGCTACTTTTGTGGGGGGATTATTTATAATCCCATACTCTGGGCTTTATGTAAATCCAGTCAAACTTGTGTCGCATTAGAATTTTTTGGTTTCTTAGAAAAGAAGGGATTCATGCGATCTGTTTACTCTTATACTGCATTGGTTTATGGTTTTAGTAAGGATAGGCTGTGGCGTGAAGCTTTTTTCTGTTTAGAGGAAATGGAAAATGTTGGTTGTAAGCCTAGTCTGGTCACTTATACAGTACTTATTAAGTTTCTCTGTGATGACGGGAAAGTTGATGTGGCACTGAACCTTTTGGAAAAGATGGAAGAGAGAGGATATAACCCTGACTTAGTTGTATACAACATAGTTCTCCGTGAATTTTGCAATCAAGGTAGAGTAGATGACGTATATGGTCTTATTCAACTTATTGATCAAAAGGGCTTGTCACCTGACATGTATACTCATGCCGCATTAGCTGGAGGCATGTTGAAAAGGGGCAATGTGGAGTTCGTCAATAAGTTGTTGCTCAATATTATACTAAGGCACTGCTCTGTAGATACTGCCGTTTACAACATATATCTGCATTCCATGTGTTGTGATAGTAATTCTGGAGAAGCTTTGTCCTTGATGCAGAGTCTGATTGAAAATGGTTTTAGACCTACTAATAGATCATACAACATAATTCTTAAGGGATTGTGCAAAGAGAGAAATTTTTGTGAAGCTTTCAAGTTATTTGATTGTATCTTATGGCCTAGCAATGGCCCTGATTTGATTTCTTTGAATACAGTTTTGTCTGCTGCATGTAAACTAGGAAATTCAGCCATTGTTCAGAGAATTTTGTGGCAGATGGAACATGAAGGAATAAAACTCGACATTGTGAGCTTAACATCTCTGATTCAGTATTATTGTACAGTTGGCAAAATAGCAGACTGCTTAAAGCTCGTGGAGTCCATGGTGATCAATGGTCCCAGGCCTAATACAGTCACGGTTAACACCCTTCTTATTGGACTCTGCAAGAATCATCTACTTGGATTAGCAGAAACATTTTTCAACTATTTTAAACAGATTGGAGTTCCGGCCGATACGACTACATACAATATTCTAATCCGAGCTTTCATACACGAAGGAAATGATTTGATGGTAGATGAGCTCTCAAGGGAAATGTCTAGCTGTAAATTGAGGCCGGATCTTGGCACCTACAGTTGCTTCGTGCATGCTTTATGTAGAAGAGGCAAAATTGTACTTGCCCTTCATCTGCGAGACCAATTGCGAGAGAATGGCATCCCTCCTAATATCTTCATTTACAACACAATAATGAAAGCAATGTTCATGAAAGGAATGTTCTGGGAAATTATTGATCTGCTTAAGGACATGTACGTGGATGGATGTGAACCTAATGAAGGATCTTATAAACTATTGAAAGAAGTGAAGTTAAAAGGTTGGATGAAGGGTTCCCCTCAAGCTTTACAAATGATAGTGTTTGTTATGTTTGGTAAATTATCCTGAGAATGGCTGGTGAAAATGGGTTCCATCTCCTCATCATGCGACTGAAGATGCTCTCTCTGAGGAAGAGTTTGGGCTGGAGATGTGTGCATCGCTTATTCGCATAACTTGACTGCAATAACTTGTGCTCCAGGTCCAGAGTCATATATGTCTCCAACTTTTCAGTTATCTTGATATGTCATTGACTGGAACTATTTATTTCCCGTCTCCATTTCCATTGGGTGGTGCTTCTTTCCTTTTAAAGTCTTGTTGTTAATCTCCTGAAAGGCCCTAAGCCATCTGGTTGAGAAATGGGAAATCcaaataataatagaaaaaatgaGCAAGTCAACAAGAAATCAGAACTCGAACGAAGGGGCTGCAGGTTCCTGTGTTACTTATCAAAAGAGCTCGAACTTGTCCATTCTGGTCCATAAGTCCGATCCAATAGTTTGCATGTGTAACTTTATGTCTTAGAGTGTCTgtttatataaaacaaaaagtTAGATTATGAAAATATTTAGTGTTTTGATGAATTGGTGTACCGACCATTCCTTTTTCTTTGCAGTTAAAAATCCCAGAACTACACATCCTGTGTCACGAGCTGCTGAAGAATGCATATTCAAAGATTACAAGGTACCTCACATAGTTGCATTGCAGTTATGTCTTTCATGCCTTGCTGCTTTCATCTATCTTACTCGTGATATATTTGTTCAGATAGCTGCATGAAATCTTGTACATTTACAGAAATGGGCTTGTATCGTTATCTTCTATTTGTGCGTGTTGAGAGTCAAGATACATAAAGCTAAATGTGATATATCTTTTTGTAATGGGGTTAAGCATGTTATCAGATGAGAAAAGCTCagaaataataaatgaaaaagaaagaaatagacAAAAGTGTGACAGCTCCAATCCTGTTCATGAAAAGGATGCTTATAGAATCTGAAGATTTATgttacatatttaatttttagaacTGTTCCACATAAATCGGAATTTATGGATATGTCCTCATGAAGGTTTGTAAATTTACTGTCCATATTCAGTATCTATAAAGCTTTGTTCACTTCTTTGTCTGATAGTTGCAAGCGCTGCTTAACTAATCCATCTTCATACATATCTAATGCTGCAGATATGTCTCCATTGTTAATTGAACTTTTTGTGTCAAAGGCAACCAAGATATAATAGAGAGTTTACATCAGTAAATTCATTtgcattaaatttcattttatcaatGCATA
Encoded proteins:
- the LOC121778482 gene encoding uncharacterized protein DDB_G0286299-like; translation: MVGGGNRRDEGSFTVSNTNVFAALDTLRKKKKSDKDKGSSRGSKSSTKSGAASGKSKAEEKPVYWAPAPLTVKSWADVDDEDDDDYYATTAPPQAMWGSSGSNKVDETEKQDHLEESESEDELLDEGDDDVDEEPDHETEVGEPSEPVVETQVEQSPAPRETERQLSKKERRKKELAELEAILADFGVNPKEKAEDVTTDPNNDGKEVQLNGVAEKKDSAAPAESKSAKKKKKKDKASKEAKESQDQPNTSDAHNEQDEAEHVEGDTSAVDVKERLKRVASAKKKKSNKEVDSAARAVAMEAAARSAKLAAAKKKEKNHYNQQPIR
- the LOC121778483 gene encoding psbP domain-containing protein 5, chloroplastic-like, translated to MAAAALPTLKYHHSLSPNFVIFGNNAQSVPISWKRKAQLSGKLRKIVGCSSNPSRSCLQDGILRRDLMFLGLSSSLSLSFPVLGAGVEEELKMDLFVDETNAYSYLYPKALPSDKFVFKWVESRKPERYSSAAPLSPDARLRIVSERVDFIDNLIISVSIGPPNPLFLKSNDKSTWTAKDVAESVLADKSALRVTTSQRMDESSILDAHSSTVDSEPYWSYEYLVRKSPTEMAPSSNLYRHFVAATAEREGYLYSLNASTLSMQWEKMGPFLEKTVASFRLLPPTENYVPPYKDPWRFW
- the LOC121779632 gene encoding pentatricopeptide repeat-containing protein At1g63330-like isoform X1; protein product: MFFCTIYLLPKRKRWFFSLSHFMSTSCCAAQDTGFSSDDNVLLESCEYGELQRRMQRHAASGCITKALETLNLMRDNVLGKPTTYDYNAMIRYFLKSGSVAFDELFEVYSGMKRFGPSPNLLTYQTLLNGFISVGRSKDAMYITGEMMASGFSPSFTVLSKLFKKLLKTESVVDAVLLLEIMLSVNSIPSQYDISVLIQGLCHVGMVQVAISLFVKISGKGYFCGGIIYNPILWALCKSSQTCVALEFFGFLEKKGFMRSVYSYTALVYGFSKDRLWREAFFCLEEMENVGCKPSLVTYTVLIKFLCDDGKVDVALNLLEKMEERGYNPDLVVYNIVLREFCNQGRVDDVYGLIQLIDQKGLSPDMYTHAALAGGMLKRGNVEFVNKLLLNIILRHCSVDTAVYNIYLHSMCCDSNSGEALSLMQSLIENGFRPTNRSYNIILKGLCKERNFCEAFKLFDCILWPSNGPDLISLNTVLSAACKLGNSAIVQRILWQMEHEGIKLDIVSLTSLIQYYCTVGKIADCLKLVESMVINGPRPNTVTVNTLLIGLCKNHLLGLAETFFNYFKQIGVPADTTTYNILIRAFIHEGNDLMVDELSREMSSCKLRPDLGTYSCFVHALCRRGKIVLALHLRDQLRENGIPPNIFIYNTIMKAMFMKGMFWEIIDLLKDMYVDGCEPNEGSYKLLKEVKLKGWMKGSPQALQMIVFVMFGKLS
- the LOC121779632 gene encoding pentatricopeptide repeat-containing protein At1g63330-like isoform X2, yielding MQRHAASGCITKALETLNLMRDNVLGKPTTYDYNAMIRYFLKSGSVAFDELFEVYSGMKRFGPSPNLLTYQTLLNGFISVGRSKDAMYITGEMMASGFSPSFTVLSKLFKKLLKTESVVDAVLLLEIMLSVNSIPSQYDISVLIQGLCHVGMVQVAISLFVKISGKGYFCGGIIYNPILWALCKSSQTCVALEFFGFLEKKGFMRSVYSYTALVYGFSKDRLWREAFFCLEEMENVGCKPSLVTYTVLIKFLCDDGKVDVALNLLEKMEERGYNPDLVVYNIVLREFCNQGRVDDVYGLIQLIDQKGLSPDMYTHAALAGGMLKRGNVEFVNKLLLNIILRHCSVDTAVYNIYLHSMCCDSNSGEALSLMQSLIENGFRPTNRSYNIILKGLCKERNFCEAFKLFDCILWPSNGPDLISLNTVLSAACKLGNSAIVQRILWQMEHEGIKLDIVSLTSLIQYYCTVGKIADCLKLVESMVINGPRPNTVTVNTLLIGLCKNHLLGLAETFFNYFKQIGVPADTTTYNILIRAFIHEGNDLMVDELSREMSSCKLRPDLGTYSCFVHALCRRGKIVLALHLRDQLRENGIPPNIFIYNTIMKAMFMKGMFWEIIDLLKDMYVDGCEPNEGSYKLLKEVKLKGWMKGSPQALQMIVFVMFGKLS